In Pectobacterium aroidearum, the following are encoded in one genomic region:
- the gpsA gene encoding NAD(P)H-dependent glycerol-3-phosphate dehydrogenase yields MNASDASMTVIGAGSYGTALAITLARNGHRVVLWGHNPAHIQALQAARCNQAFLPDVPFPDSLQLETNLGQALAASRNVLVVVPSHVFGDVLRQLKPHLRADARIVWATKGLEAETGRLLQDVAREALGETIPLAVVSGPTFAKELAAGMPTAIALASTDREFADDLQRLLHCGKSFRVYSNPDFIGVQLGGAVKNVIAIGAGMSDGIGFGANARTALITRGLAEMTRLGTALGADPTTFMGMAGLGDLVLTCTDNQSRNRRFGMMLGQGMDVQSAQDSIGQVVEGYRNTKEVLALAQRYGVEMPITEQLWQVLYCGKDAREAALSLLGRTRKDETAKL; encoded by the coding sequence ATGAACGCGTCTGACGCTTCCATGACCGTCATCGGTGCCGGTTCATACGGCACCGCTCTGGCCATTACGCTGGCGCGTAATGGCCATCGAGTCGTGCTGTGGGGCCACAACCCCGCGCACATTCAGGCATTACAGGCCGCTCGCTGTAATCAGGCATTCCTGCCTGATGTCCCTTTCCCCGATTCACTACAGTTGGAAACCAATCTGGGGCAGGCGCTTGCTGCCAGCAGAAACGTGCTGGTTGTTGTGCCGAGCCATGTGTTTGGTGATGTTCTGCGTCAGTTGAAACCGCATTTGCGTGCCGATGCGCGTATCGTGTGGGCGACGAAAGGGCTGGAAGCGGAAACGGGACGGTTGTTGCAGGATGTCGCTCGCGAAGCGCTGGGCGAAACCATTCCGCTCGCGGTGGTATCCGGCCCGACATTCGCTAAAGAATTAGCAGCTGGCATGCCGACGGCTATTGCTCTGGCATCGACGGACCGTGAATTTGCTGACGATCTGCAACGTCTACTGCACTGTGGAAAGAGCTTCCGCGTATACAGCAACCCAGATTTTATCGGTGTGCAGCTGGGCGGGGCGGTGAAGAACGTCATTGCTATCGGTGCCGGGATGTCTGACGGCATTGGGTTTGGCGCAAATGCACGCACCGCATTGATCACCCGTGGGCTGGCTGAAATGACTCGGCTTGGTACGGCGCTGGGGGCGGATCCCACCACCTTCATGGGGATGGCTGGGCTGGGCGATCTGGTGCTGACCTGTACTGATAATCAGTCCCGTAACCGACGCTTTGGTATGATGCTGGGGCAGGGAATGGATGTGCAGAGCGCGCAGGATAGCATTGGCCAGGTTGTTGAAGGGTATCGCAATACAAAAGAGGTTCTGGCATTAGCGCAGCGCTACGGCGTTGAAATGCCGATTACCGAACAACTCTGGCAAGTTCTCTATTGCGGAAAAGACGCCCGAGAGGCGGCACTGAGCCTGTTGGGGCGCACGCGTAAAGACGAAACCGCCAAATTATAA